The sequence CTGGCAGTGGGGCGACAAGGCGCCCGGTGGAGCGGCGCAACAGCACCATGATCAGCGCCGTTTGAGCAACGGCAACACCGTGGTGCTGGCGAACAAGGTGCACAAGGTCAAAGGCTTCAAAGTCCCTGAGGTGATCGACGATGCAATCTATGAAGTCAGTCCCGACGGCGCGGTGAAATGGCGGTGGCTGGCCTCGGAACATCTCAATGAATTCGGCTTCACCGCCGAGCAGTTGAAACTGGTGCGTGCCAGTGAAAATCCGGACTACCTGCACATCAACAACCTCAGTCTGGTCGGGCCGAACAAATGGTTCGATGCCGGTGACAAGCGCTTCAATCCGGACAACCTGCTGATTGATTCACGCAACGCCAACTTCATCGCGATCATCGATAAGAGCAGCGGCAAAGTGGTCTGGCGTCTCGGACCGAATTTGCCGCTGATCAACCCGAAGACTGCACAGAAACTACCGCGTCCGGTGGATCAGTTTGTCGGCCAGCATGATGCGCACATCATTCCAGCCGGATTGCCCGGTGCCGGTAACGTGCTGGTGTTCGATAACCAGGGTTCGGCGGGTTATCCGAACGTCACCCTCGGGCTGATTTCCGGTTCGCGGGTATTGGAAATCGACCCGGTGAAAAATGAAATCGTCTGGCAGTACAGCGCGGCGAATTCGAAGCAGCCGGGCTGGGCGTTCTACAGTTCGTTTATCAGCAGTGCTCGGCGCTTGCCCAACGGCAACACGCTGATCGACGAAGGCATGAACGGGCGGTTTTTTCAGGTGACGAGCAGCGGTGAAAACGTCTGGGAATACGTCAGCCCCTATCTCGGCAAAGCGCCGGGCAGCGATGCGATCAGCAACTGGGTGTATCGGGCGCTGCCTGTGAGTTATGACTGGGTGCCAACGGGCACGCCACGCTCCGAGACGGCGGTTAATGCCCCGGTTCTCGGTGTGCAGCAAACCAATGCCAGTCGTTAGTTGAAATGGAATTAGTGCTCGAACGAACGGCGATAAGTTATGACCGGGTTGAACAGTGCATATTGCAATTTAGTTAGTTGCCCGCGTGGACAATAATTGAATGTCCAACCATCCTGACTGTCGTGAGTTTCCAGGAGGAAACTTGCTCTCATCGGAAGACACTTATCCCAACGATAAAGGAAATCGAATCATGTCGAGCATTAATGGCACTTATGTCAATTCCAACTCTGGCGCCAAGCTGGTGATTACCGATGGTAATGATTCCAACGGCTCGTTCAGCGGAACGTTGAGTCAGGGTGGTGTGAATTACGACATCCGTTATGGAAACTACCATTTCCAGAACAGTACCGGTAACCCGACCACCATTGCAGTACTTGCTCAGAATGGTAATAGCGGTTATCAGACATGGGCACTGTTTTCGCCGGATCATAACTATGCAAAATTGCGCGCTGCCGGCTCCCGTACAAACTTCGATGGTGATGTGGTGACCCTGGGCGGGGAATTCGTCAAACAGTAGTCTTGTTTAAAAGTTTAAAAGGCCGGTGCACGAAAGTGCTCCGGCCTTTTTTGTTATTCAGGAAAAATTATCATCAGTTATCTACTTGGTATTAGTCGTCCTGCAAAACCGTGTCAGTCGTAGTTGATGCGTTGCATGAATACTTTTAATGCCTGAAAAGCATGCACTTTTTCACCTATCGCTGCAGCCCCCGTGGCACGTGGCTTTGGCGAAATTGATCAATTCATATATTCCATAAAAGCCTATGCATAACGTTAAAGATTACTTTCGGAGATAAGCGCCAAGCCCAATGATTCACCCGTCGATCTGCCGTGGGGGATTCAACAAGCGGTTGATCGACAGTTTTTGTAGAGAACGCAAAAAGACCGCAGGGAGTGAATCAATGGGCAATGTCCAGACCGCCGCCAGCGCAGAGGAATTGCTGTGGCGTCAGACGCCGGGTGGCGAGTTGGTCGATCTCGGCCGGCCGCATCGTGTGCCGTTGGGGCAGTTGCGTTTGCAGCGTGCGCCCAAGGGCATTCTGAGTCGGCGCGAAACAATTCTGCTCGGCGTGCTCGCGCTGGTGGTGCATGGCGCGGTGATCTATTGGATCAGCCAGAAGCCGACGCCGGTGCTGCCGATCGTGCCGCCGGAAATTCCGCCGATGACTATCGAGTTCTCGCGCCCGGCACCGCCAGCGCCACCGGTTGTCGAGCCGCCGCCACCTGCGCCAGTGGTTGAACCGCCACCGCCGGTAGAAGACGAACTGGCGGTAAAACCGCCGCCCAAACCCGTTCCGAACCCCAAACCGGTGGTTAAACAGGCACCCAAACCAGCACCGAAAGCGGTCGAGCAACCACCGGCGCCGCCACAACCGGCCGCTCCGGTTGCAGCACCAGCGCCACCTGCGCCTCCCGCGCCGGCACCGGTAACCCCGGCATCAGCGAATGCCGCGTACCTGAAAAACCCGGCGCCGGAATACCCGTCGCTGGCCCAGCGTCGCGGTTGGGAGGGCACGGTGTTGCTGCGCGTACATGTGCTTGCCAGCGGTAAATCGGGCGAGATCCAGATAGCCAAAAGCAGTGGCCGGCAACAGCTCGACGACGCGGCGCTGAATGCCGTGAAACGTTGGAGTTTTGTCCCGGCCAAGCAGGGTGATGTCGCCCAGGACGGCTGGGTCAGCGTGCCCATCGATTTCAAGATTCATTAAACCGAAACCAAATTCGCGCGAAACGTTTACACGAGGGAATACATCATGACGTTACTGGCATCTCCACTGGAATCCATCGAAAGCGCGGTGATCTGGCTGCTGGTGGTTTTTTCCGTCGCCACCTGGGGGCTGGCATTGCTCAAGGCTTGGCAGTTCGGGCGTCTGAAGGCGCAGGACCGGCGTTTTCATAAACGTTTCTGGGCGGCGTCGAGTCTGGATTCCGCCGCTGAATTGAGCGAGACCCAACCCGGCGCAGCCGCGCGGGTGGCACAGGCCGGTTACGCGGCGATTCAGGTGGGCGAGGCGCCGCAGGCCAATGATTTGAGCCAGGCGATCAACCATCAGGATCGACTGGAGCGCGCCTTGCGTCAGCAGATCGTTCGCGAACGGCGTTCGCTGGAAACCGGTCTGGCAGTGGTCGCCAGTATTGGCAGTACGTCGCCGTTCATTGGTTTGTTCGGCACGGTGTGGGGAATCATGGAAGCGTTGAAGGGAATCAGCGCGGCCGGTTCGGCGAGCCTGGAAACGGTGGCCGGCCCGATCGGTGCGGCACTGGTCGCAACGGGCGTGGGTATCGCCGTCGCGGTGCCGGCGGTGCTGGTTTACAACTACTTTTTGCGTCGGTTGAAACTGACGGCGGCGGATCTGGACGACTTCGCCCACGACTTCTACAGCCTGGCGCAGAAGAGTGCGTTCCGTGTGCTGATTCATCCGACCGCGCACAAGGTTGCAGCAACCGGCAATTCGGCAAAAGTGAAGGAGGCGTCCTGATATGGCCTTCTCCACGCAAGACAGTGACGAGGTGCTCAGCGAGATCAACGTGACCCCGCTGGTGGATGTGATGCTGGTGCTGCTGGTGGTGTTTATCGTCACCGCGCCGCTGCTGACCAATGCGATCCCGATCAACCTGCCGAAGACCGAAGCGGTGGCGCCGGTCGAGCAGAAGGATCCGCTGGTGGTGAGCATTGATGGTGCCGGCAAACTGTTTATCAACAAGGATGAGATTCAACCGGACTTGCTGGAATTCAACCTCAAGTCGGCCAAGGCCAAGGACCCGGAAGTGCGCGTGCAGTTGCAGGCCGATGACGGGGTGAACTACGGCGAAGTGGCGCGGGCGATGGCTTCGATTGAGCGGGCGGGGATTACCAAGTTGTCGGTGATTACTGCGCGGTAACAGGATTTACGTTTTTCCGGGGCCGTCTCCTTGGCAGGGTGCGGCCCTTTTTTTATTTCTGGCATTAGAAGCAAAGCCCCTCACCCTAGCCCTCTCCCGGAGGGAGAGGGGACTGATCGCGTTGTTCTTACGAGTTACACCGACCTGAAATATCCAGTCGAACTCCAAATCTGAAAACCGCATAGATCGGCTCCCTTTCCCCCTCGCCCCCTTGGGGGAGAGGGCTGGGGTGAGGGGGAAAAGATTTCATGCCATGCACACATCTCATATTCATTTCAGATCTTAATAAATAGCTTCTTATTCCTTAACGAATATAAATCCCCTCCCTATACTCGTTCAGGAACAGACACGACGCAGGAGAGCTCCCCATGCGCAACGAATCAATCCGCTACCTGATTGTGCCGGGCTGGCAAGGATCGCCAGAAGATCATTGGCAAAGCCACTGGCAGAACAGCCTGCCAAACAGTGCGCGGGTCGAACAGGCCGATTGGCTGACGCCGCGTCGTGAAGACTGGGTCGCGGCACTGGCCGAGGCGATTGCCGCCGACAGCACGCCGGTGATCCTTATCGCCCACAGCCTGGGCTGCGTCACGGTTGCCCATTGGGCAGCCACTGCGCCGCTGCAATACCTGCGTCAGGTGCGCGGCGCCTTGCTGGTCGCACCGGCCGATGTCGAGCGCCCGGCCTGCGCGCCGGCGCTGCGTAACTTCGCACCGATTCCGACTGATCTGCTGCCGTTCCCAAGCCAGGTCGTCAGCTCCGACAACGACGCCGCCGTCAGCGCACCGCGCGCTCTGGAACTGGCGCGCAACTGGGGTGCCGAGGCGGGGATTCTCGCCGGGGCCGGACACATCAACGTCAAGTCCGGGCATCAGCGTTGGGAGCAGGGTTTTGCCTATCTCTATCGCCTGCAAAACCGCATGGAACACCACGCCCGTCGGCGCGCCTGATTTCTTTTTTCTTTGAACGCCCCCGTCTCCCGGCGGTTTTGGGCGGGAGTCTGCCATGAGTTTCGAAACCTTCGGTCAGCCGTTGCTGACCTTTCCCGATGCTGAAAAAAGCCCCCTGAGCATTCGCGCCAAGGCGCTGGTTTTTGTCGACCCGCGCTCGCGTCAGTTGCGCGAAGAACTGGAGCAGTTGGCGCCGCGTTCGACCTCGGTACTGATCCGTGGCGAGACCGGCACCGGTAAAGAATTGCTTGCCCGGCATATCCATCGCGCCAGCGACCGCAGTGGCCTGTTCGTTTCGGTGAATTGCGGGGCGATCAGCCCGACCTACGCTGATGCCGAACTGTTCGGCTATGCCGCCGGCAGTTACAGCGGCTCGGCCAGCAGCCGTGCAGGCTGGTTCGGTTCGGCCAACGGCGGCACGCTGTACCTCGATGAAATCGGCGATTTGCCGCTGCCGATCCAGATCAAACTGCTCGCCGCCCTGGAGAACCACGAAGTCACCCGTGTCGGTGCACATCAACCGAGTCCGGTGGATGTGCGCCTGGTCGCGGCGACCAGCATCGATCTGGCGCAAGCAGTGGACGCTGGCAAATTTCATGAGCGGCTCTATCACTACTTGAGCGAAGGGCAACTGGAACTGCCCGCCTTGCGCGCGCGTATTGGCGACATTCTTTCGTTGGCCGAGTATTTCCTCGGCATTTATAGCCAGCGTCTGGATCTACCGGTGCCGCTGATCAGCGAGGCGGCACAACACGTGCTCGAACAACACAGCTGGCCGGGCAACACCCGCGAGCTGGAAAACGTCATTCACTTTGCGTTGTTGGTGAGTACCGGTGACGAGATTCTGCCGGAGCACCTGAATCTGCCCGAGGTGTCTGGGCCGCAGCTTCAGATCGAGCGACTGGTTGCACAAATCAACATCGGCGGCAGCGTCGATGAACGTAAGGCATTGAAAGATTTGCTGATTCGTCTGAGTGCGGCGTTGTAACCGTTTCGTTCAACATGAACAAAATGGAATATGAAGCTGAATAAACGTTATTGTCCGGGAATAAAAAATCCCGGTATTGTCCGACCCACGCCAGCGATATCACTTCACTGGCACACGTATTAATGCCGTCGTCGATGACGACCGTGATTTTCGATAAGGACACTGCATGAAAAAGGTTCTGTTGTTTACCGCATTGGCGGCTGCTCTGACTGCTTCCCTGGCCAATGCCGGTGAGAAACTGGTGGTTGCCGCGACCCCGGTGCCGCACGCTGAAATCCTCGAGCTGATCAAGCCGACCCTGGCCAAAGAAGGCGTGGATCTGGAAATCAAAGTCTTCACCGACTACATTCAACCGAACGTACAGGTTGGCGAGAAGCGTCTGGACGCCAACTACTTCCAGACCCTGCCGTACCTGAACAGCTTCAACCTGGGAAAATACAAGGACGACAAGTCCAAGTACCTGGTGACCGTGCAGGGCGTGCACGTTGAACCGTTCGGCGGCTACTCGAGCAAATACAAGACCCTGGCTGAACTGCCGGACGGCGCCACTATCGCCATCCCGAACGAAGGCAGCAACAGCGGCCGCGCTCTGATCCTGCTGCAGAAGGCTGGCCTGATCGAGCTGAAAGATCCGAAAAACGCCCTGGCAACGCCGAAAGACATCGCCAAGAACCCGCACAACTTCAAGTTCAAGGAACTGGAATCGGCCCTGCTGCCACGCGTTCTGAAGGAAGTTGATCTGGACATGATCAACACCAACTACGCGCTGGAAGCCAAGTTGAACCCGCAGAAAGATGCGCTGGTGATTGAAGGCGCTGACTCGCCGTACGTAAACTTCCTGGTGGCCCGTGAGGACAACAAGAACAGCGACGCGATCCAGAAACTGGCCAAAGCCCTGACCAGCCCGGAAGTCAAAGCGTTCATCGAGAAGAAGTACAACGGCGCGGTACTGCCGGCGTTCTGATCTGACGCTTGAGTGAACCCCTTCAAGGTGTGAAAACGCCGATGGCCAGTGATGGGCATCGGCGTTTTTGTGTGTGCGTTGGAAAAGCCCCTCACCCTGACCCTCCCGAAACGTCGGACCGCCCAGAGGGAGAGGGGACTGATCGGGGGATGCTGTAGAAGTACGCCGACGTGAAAGATTTCTGCTGAATCCATAATCGACTCGATCTTTCAGGTCGATGTTTGACGTAAGACACCTCGGTAGGCTCCCTCTCCTGGAGGGAGAGGGGACTGATCGGGGGGATGTCGTAGAGGTACGCCGATGTGAAAGATCTCTGCCGAATCCATAATCGACTCGGTCTTTCAGGTCGATGTATGACGCAAGACACCTCGGACGGCTCCCTCTCCCTCCGGGAGAGGGCTGGGGTGAGGGGCTTTTGATTTACGCTGTGGCCTTCAGCGCCCGCCTCAACGCCACCAACAATTTCACAATTTCCTGCGGATCCAGTCGCTGCGGCACTTTTACGTCCATGTTCTCTTCCTTGTTATGGGTTTGGCCGGGGGAGTCTGGCCAAAAGCTGTTCATCCTTGGAGGGCTTTCGTGAAAAAAAGATCCGTCCTACAGCGCAAAGGAAAATAGCCTTCTTATTCCTTCCCGGCAAACCCACAAGATAGTTTTTTGGGTGATATCAATATGCTTTAACGGTATTTAAATTCTTGTTTTTATACCTATAAAGTCGGTGTCTGCCGGACAGCCATCCGCTGCCCATGGACTGCACCACCGTCGCTTACCGAGCGGCGTCCAGGACGTTTCATGACTTTCGATTACGCATTTATCCTCAGCACCCTGCCGGCGTTTCTCAAAGCCGTGGGCGTGACGCTGCAGGTCGGTTTTATCGCCATTGGCACCTCGTTGTCGGTGGCACTGCTCAACGCGACGATTCTGGTGTTCCGCACGCCTTACCTGCAAAAACTCGTGGGCCTGTACGTGGAGCTTGCGCGCAACACACCGCTGCTGATCCAGTTGTTCTTCGTCTACTTCGCCTTGCCGGCGCTGGGGATCAAGGTCTCCGGATTCACCGCCGCGATCATCACCATGACCTTCCTCGGCGGCGCCTACCTTACCGAAGTGCTGCGCGCCGGAGTCGATGCGGTGCCGCAGGCGCAACTGGAATCGGGGCGTTCCATCGGCCTGTCCCACGGCCAGTTGCTGCGCTACGTGATCCTGCCGCAAGCGGGGATCCTCAGCCTGCCGTCGCTGTTCGCCAATTTCATTTTCCTGCTCAAGGAAACCACCGTGGTCTCGGCGGTGGCGGTGCCGGAAATTCTCTACACCACCAAGAGCTACATCGCGCTTTATTACAAAACCTACGAAATGCTCGCCGTGCTGACACTGATCTGCGTGCTGTTGTTCTTGCCGCTGTCGCTGCTTCTCAGCCGTCTGGAAAGGAGGCTCCAGCATGGCCAGTTCGGGTCTTGAACTGCTCTGGGTGTCGTTGCCGCAATTGGCCAAAGGCGCCGGGCAAACCCTGTCGATCTCGTTTCTGAGCATCGCCATCAGCACCGTTGGCGGCGTGCTCTACGGTGTACTGCGAACGCTCAACGTGACGTGGCTGAACGCGATCCTGCGGGTGTATCTGGAGCTGTTCCGGGCGATCCCGGTGCTGGTCTGGCTGTATCTGTTGTTCTTCGGTCTGCCGATTTTCTTTGGTCTGAGCATTCCGAGTTTCTGGTGCGCGGTGCTGGTGCTGTCGCTGTGGGGCGCCAGCGAGGTCGGCGAAGTGGCACGCGGCGCATTGCATTCGTTGCCGCGCGGGCAGCGTGAAGCGGGGCTGTCGATTGGTCTGAACGCTGCGCAACTCTACGGCTACGTGCTGCTGCCGCAAGCGCTGAAACGCATGACACCGCCGACCATCAACGTCTATACGCGAATCATCAAGACCAGTTCGCTGGCGGTGCTGATTGGAGTCGTCGACGTGATCAAGGTCGGCCAGCAGATTATCGAGCGCACCTACGAATCGGTGCTGATCTACGGCGCGCTGTTCCTGTTTTTCTTTTTCATCTGCTACCCGCTCTCGGCCGCTTCGCGTGTGCTGGAGCGGCGCTGGACGCAAGCATGAGCGCATTGATCGAGTTTCACGGTTTCAACAAGTTCTATGGTGAGCAGCAGGTGCTCAACGGCATCGATCTGCAGGTGCAGAGCGGCGAAGTGATCGTCATCCTCGGCCCCAGCGGTTGCGGCAAAAGCACTCTGCTGCGTTGCCTCAATGGCCTCGAAGTCGCCCACAGCGGCAGCCTGAAATTTCTCGACCGTGAGCTGCTGGACAAGGCCACTGACTGGCGCGAGATCCGTCAGCAGATCGGCATGGTGTTCCAGAGTTATCACCTGTTTCCGCACATGAGCGTGCTCGACAACCTGCTGCTCGGCCCGCTCAAAGTGCAGAAGCGTCAGCGCCGCGAAGCGCAACAACAAGCCGAAGCTTTGCTCGAACGCGTGGGTCTGGCCGACAAGCGCGACGCCTTCCCGCGTCAGCTGTCCGGCGGTCAGCAGCAACGCATCGCCATCGTCCGTTCGCTGTGCATGAAGCCACGGGTGATGCTCTTCGACGAAGTCACCGCCGCCCTTGACCCGGAGATGGTCAAGGAAGTTTTGCAGGTCATTCAGGGCCTGGCCCGCGAAGGCATGACCCTGCTGATCGTCACCCACGAAATGGCCTTCGCCCGTGCGGTGGCCGACCGCATCGTGTTCATGGATGCCGGGCGCATCCTTGAACAGAACCCACCCGAGATTTTCTTTACGAACCCGCAAACCGCACGCGCGCAGCAGTTTCTGGAGAAGTTCTCCTTCGTTGCAACACTGCCAGAAACGAATCCGACAAAGGAACTGGAACTGTTATGAAAACTGCCGCTTTTTTACTGCCCCTGCTCAGCCTCGCCTTGCTCGCCGGTTGCAGCAAAACCGAAGAACCGCCCAAGCCGAAAGTCGCCAGCGAAAGCACCGCGCCGGCCGGTTACCTGGACAAGATCAAGGCTCGCAACAAATTGATTGTCGGCGTCTTTACCGATAAGCCGCCATTCGGTTTTGTCGATGAGGCCGGGCGCTACGTCGGTTTCGACACTGATATTGGCCGGCGCTTTGCCAAGGATCTGCTCGGCGATGAAAACAAGGTCGAGTTCGTTGCCGTCGAGCCGGCGAGTCGCATCCCTTTCCTGCAAAGCGACAAGGTCGACCTGATCCTCGCCAACATGACCGTGACGCCTGAGCGCAAGGAAGCGGTGGAATTTACCAACCCGAACCTCAAGGTCGCGGTGCAGGCGCTGGTGCCGCAGAGCAGCTCGGTGAAAAAACTTGATGATCTGGCGACCCGCACCACTATCGTCACCACCGGTACGACGGCGGATATCTGGCTGACCAAGAATCATCCGGACTGGAAACTGCTGAAGTTCGAGAAAAACTCCGAATCGCTGCAAGCTTTGGCCAATGGTCGTGGCGATGCTTATGCACAGGACAATCTGGTGTTGTTCAGCTGGGCCAAGCAGAACCCGGGCTATCGTGTGCTCGATGAAAAGCTGGGGGCTGAAGCGCCGATTGCGCCGGCGGTGAAGAAGGGCAATATCGAGCTGCGCGACTGGGTGAATACCGAGCTGACCAAGCTGGGTGAGGAGAAGTATCTGCTCAAGCTGTACGACCAATATGTGCGTAAGGAACTTAGCGATGACACCAAGCCTGAGAGCGTGATTGTCGAGGGTGGCAAGTGGCAGGGGTGATTGTCTGTTGAGTCGGTGGTGAGGCTTGCCCCTCACCCCAGCCCTCTCCCGAGGGAGAGGGAGCCGACCGAGGTGTCTTGCATCAGACATCGACCTGACAAACCGAGTCGATTATGGATTCACATAGTCATTTTCACGTCGGCGTCACTCTTGAGCATCCGCCAATCAGTCCCCTCTCCCTCTGGGAGAGGGTTAGGGTGAGGGGCTTTTGGCTGGAACGCTCAATCCGGCCAGTTCCACGCCGGCTCATCCAGTACCCGCTGGCCGACAATCCCGGTCTGCCCCAGGTTTTTTTCCAGCACAATGCAATTGCACTCGGGATCTTCCTGCAACGCCGAAATCAACCGCCGCGCATGCGACACCACCCACACCTGACATTGCTCCGAGGCACGGATAATCAACCGCGCCAACGCTGGCAACAGATCCGGGTGCAAACTGGTTTCCGGTTCGTTCAGTACCATCAATGACGGTGGCCGTGGCGTCAGTAATGCCGCGACCAACAGCAGATAGCGCAACGTCCCGTCCGACAGCTCCGCCGCCGATAACGGCCGCAACAAACCTTCCTGATAAAACTCGATGGCAAACCTGCCACCGGCCTGCGCTTCGATATGCACCCGTGCGCCCGGAAACGCATCAGTAATCGCCGCACGCATGGCGTCGCCGTCACCAATCTCGATGATGGTCTGCAAAGCTGCCGCCAAATCCCGCCCATCGTGATGCAGCACTGGCGTGCGCGTGCCCAATTGCGGTTGGCGTACGGGCGCATCGGCATCGCTACGAAAGTGATCGTAAAAGCGCCAGCGGCGAATGAACTCGCGCATCTGAAACACTTCCGGCGAGCTGCGCAGGCTACCGACCTGATCAAACAAACTGTCGAAATTCGGCGTGTGTTGCGCCAGCACGTCCCATTGGCGCTCGTTGCGTGCGCGGATCATCGGGCCGTCGCGATCCACCAGCAGGCTGGCGGGACGGTAAAGCGCGCCGGCCCAGATGCATTCGCGCTTGATCTGCGGGTCGAGGCTGAACCGCGAGGGGATCGGCCGTGAATGTTCGGGCAACATGAAGTGCCCGTTGGAATCGGGCAGGCCGAGGCTGATCGAATAACTGAAATCCTCCCCGGCAAATCCCAGACGCAGGCGCTTCACACCTTGGCGCACCGTCGACTGGATCGGCACCTCGCCGTTACGCATGCGCCGGCTGATGGTTTCCGGCCCGGCCCAGAAGGTCGATTCCAGTCCACCCTCACGGGCCAGCGCATTGACCACGCCGCCCTGTGCGGTTTCCGCCAGCAGGCGCAAGGCCCGGTAGAGGTTGGACTTGCCGCTGCCGTTGGGGCCGGTGATCAGGTTCAGCCGGCCCAGCGGGATCACCAGTTTGTTGATCGAACGGTAATTGGCCACTGCCAGAGTGTTGAGCATGGAATTCCTTCTCTTGAGACGCCTATTGTAGGAGCTGCCGCAGGCTGCGATCTTTTGATGTTGTTTTTAAAAGATCAAAAGATCGCAGCCTGCGGCAGCTCCTACAGGAAAACATGGGGGACGAACGGGCGAACGTTGAACCCTGTTCTAAGCTCACAGTCGTATCGTCACTTGCACGTTCGTACACAGGAAGGAGTCTGCATGGCGAGTCCC comes from Pseudomonas sp. RU47 and encodes:
- a CDS encoding AAA family ATPase — its product is MLNTLAVANYRSINKLVIPLGRLNLITGPNGSGKSNLYRALRLLAETAQGGVVNALAREGGLESTFWAGPETISRRMRNGEVPIQSTVRQGVKRLRLGFAGEDFSYSISLGLPDSNGHFMLPEHSRPIPSRFSLDPQIKRECIWAGALYRPASLLVDRDGPMIRARNERQWDVLAQHTPNFDSLFDQVGSLRSSPEVFQMREFIRRWRFYDHFRSDADAPVRQPQLGTRTPVLHHDGRDLAAALQTIIEIGDGDAMRAAITDAFPGARVHIEAQAGGRFAIEFYQEGLLRPLSAAELSDGTLRYLLLVAALLTPRPPSLMVLNEPETSLHPDLLPALARLIIRASEQCQVWVVSHARRLISALQEDPECNCIVLEKNLGQTGIVGQRVLDEPAWNWPD